The Oncorhynchus keta strain PuntledgeMale-10-30-2019 chromosome 17, Oket_V2, whole genome shotgun sequence genome has a window encoding:
- the LOC118395747 gene encoding excitatory amino acid transporter 2-like isoform X2 encodes MPKQVEVRMHESHLEPIEARPRNKCISCFSSLFKNLLLTLTVLGVILGAVSGMLLRYASPIHPDIVMVIAFPGDILMRMLKMLILPLIISSLITGLAGLDAKSSGRLGTRAMVYYMSTTVIAAVLGVILVLAIHPGNPKMKEQLGDGQKHDDVSSLDAFFDLIRNLFPENLVQACFQQIQTVTKKVEKVIEEDVNATTTLEGLLSNATKEPEFIIKKTLQFKSGMNVLGVIGFFIAFGICMGKMGERAKLMLEFFNILNEIVMNLVIMIMWYSPFGICCLICGKIISIDDLEVVARQLGMYMVTVIVGLIIHGAIFLPAIYFAIVRKNPYTFFMGIFQAWITALGTASSAGTLPVTFRCLEENLGIDKRVTRFVLPVGATINMDGTALYEAVAAIFIAQMNNIYLDAGQIVTVSLTATLASVGAASIPSAGLVTMLLILTAVGLPTQDISLLVAVDWLLDRFRTSVNVVGDSYGAGIVYHLSKAELDELDATHGKSDDIEMMNKTSSYYDDLKNHHENNSNQ; translated from the exons ATGCCTAAGCAAGTGGAGGTGAGGATGCATGAGAGTCATCTGGAGCCCATAGAGGCTAGGCCCAGGAACAAATGTATCAgctgcttctcttctctcttcaagAACCTGCTGCTCACACTCACCGTGCTCG GTGTGATTCTGGGGGCTGTGTCTGGGATGCTGCTTCGTTATGCCTCTCCCATCCACCCAGACATTGTCATGGTGATCGCTTTCCCTGGAGACATCCTGATGAGGATGCTGAAGATGTTGATCCTGCCTCTCATCATCTCCAGTTTAATCACAG GTCTGGCTGGTCTAGATGCTAAGTCTAGCGGTCGCCTGGGAACAAGGGCTATGGTCTACTACATGTCCACCACGGTGATTGCTGCTGTGCTGGGAGTCATCCTGGTACTGGCCATCCACCCCGGAAACCCCAAGATGAAAGAGCAGCTGGGAGATGGCCAAAAACATGATGATGTGTCCAGCCTGGATGCCTTCTTTGACCTCATCAGGAACCTATTTCCTGAGAACCTGGTACAGGCCTGCTTCCAACAG ATCCAGACAGTCACTAAGAAGGTGGAGAAGGTGATTGAGGAGGACGTCAATGCCACCACCACCCTGGAGGGGCTCCTGTCCAACGCCACCAAGGAACCTGAGTTCATCATCAAGAAGACCCTCCAGTTTAAGAGTGGCATGAACGTGTTAG GTGTGATTGGCTTCTTCATTGCCTTTGGCATTTGCATGgggaagatgggagagagggCCAAGCTCATGCTGGAGTTCTTCAACATCCTCAACGAGATTGTTATGAACCTGGTCATCATGATCATGTG GTACTCTCCCTTCGGTATCTGCTGCCTGATCTGTGGTAAGATCATCTCCATCGATGACCTGGAGGTGGTTGCTAGGCAATTGGGGATGTACATGGTGACTGTAATTGTGGGCTTGATCATCCATGGAGCCATCTTCCTGCCCGCCATCTACTTTGCTATTGTCAGGAAAAACCCCTACACCTTCTTCATGGGCATCTTCCAGGCCTGGATCACTGCCCTAGGGACAGCCTCCAG TGCTGGGACACTGCCTGTCACCTTCCGTTGCCTGGAGGAAAACTTGGGAATCGATAAGAGAGTCACCCGTTTCGTGCTCCCAGTCGGGGCCACCATCAACATGGACGGAACCGCCCTCTATGAGGCCGTGGCGGCCATCTTTATTGCCCAGATGAACAACATCTATCTGGATGCTGGTCAGATAGTCACTGTCAG TTTGACAGCTACTCTGGCCAGTGTTGGTGCGGCGAGTATTCCCAGTGCTGGACTGGTGACTATGCTTCTGATCCTCACTGCAGTGGGCCTGCCAACTCAGGACATCAGCCTGCTGGTTGCTGTTGACTGGCTCCT GGACCGGTTCCGTACCTCAGTGAACGTGGTGGGAGACTCATACGGCGCGGGCATCGTGTACCACCTGTCCAAGGCTGAGCTGGACGAGCTGGACGCTACACATGGCAAGTCAGATGACATTGAGATGATGAACAAGACCTCGTCCTACTATGATGACCTCAAGAACCACCACGAAAACAACTCCAACCA GTAA
- the LOC118395747 gene encoding excitatory amino acid transporter 2-like isoform X1, producing MPKQVEVRMHESHLEPIEARPRNKCISCFSSLFKNLLLTLTVLGVILGAVSGMLLRYASPIHPDIVMVIAFPGDILMRMLKMLILPLIISSLITGLAGLDAKSSGRLGTRAMVYYMSTTVIAAVLGVILVLAIHPGNPKMKEQLGDGQKHDDVSSLDAFFDLIRNLFPENLVQACFQQIQTVTKKVEKVIEEDVNATTTLEGLLSNATKEPEFIIKKTLQFKSGMNVLGVIGFFIAFGICMGKMGERAKLMLEFFNILNEIVMNLVIMIMWYSPFGICCLICGKIISIDDLEVVARQLGMYMVTVIVGLIIHGAIFLPAIYFAIVRKNPYTFFMGIFQAWITALGTASSAGTLPVTFRCLEENLGIDKRVTRFVLPVGATINMDGTALYEAVAAIFIAQMNNIYLDAGQIVTVSLTATLASVGAASIPSAGLVTMLLILTAVGLPTQDISLLVAVDWLLDRFRTSVNVVGDSYGAGIVYHLSKAELDELDATHGKSDDIEMMNKTSSYYDDLKNHHENNSNQCVQYAAHNSVVVDECKVTSTTNGSTAAATMAECMLVEEEPQKRE from the exons ATGCCTAAGCAAGTGGAGGTGAGGATGCATGAGAGTCATCTGGAGCCCATAGAGGCTAGGCCCAGGAACAAATGTATCAgctgcttctcttctctcttcaagAACCTGCTGCTCACACTCACCGTGCTCG GTGTGATTCTGGGGGCTGTGTCTGGGATGCTGCTTCGTTATGCCTCTCCCATCCACCCAGACATTGTCATGGTGATCGCTTTCCCTGGAGACATCCTGATGAGGATGCTGAAGATGTTGATCCTGCCTCTCATCATCTCCAGTTTAATCACAG GTCTGGCTGGTCTAGATGCTAAGTCTAGCGGTCGCCTGGGAACAAGGGCTATGGTCTACTACATGTCCACCACGGTGATTGCTGCTGTGCTGGGAGTCATCCTGGTACTGGCCATCCACCCCGGAAACCCCAAGATGAAAGAGCAGCTGGGAGATGGCCAAAAACATGATGATGTGTCCAGCCTGGATGCCTTCTTTGACCTCATCAGGAACCTATTTCCTGAGAACCTGGTACAGGCCTGCTTCCAACAG ATCCAGACAGTCACTAAGAAGGTGGAGAAGGTGATTGAGGAGGACGTCAATGCCACCACCACCCTGGAGGGGCTCCTGTCCAACGCCACCAAGGAACCTGAGTTCATCATCAAGAAGACCCTCCAGTTTAAGAGTGGCATGAACGTGTTAG GTGTGATTGGCTTCTTCATTGCCTTTGGCATTTGCATGgggaagatgggagagagggCCAAGCTCATGCTGGAGTTCTTCAACATCCTCAACGAGATTGTTATGAACCTGGTCATCATGATCATGTG GTACTCTCCCTTCGGTATCTGCTGCCTGATCTGTGGTAAGATCATCTCCATCGATGACCTGGAGGTGGTTGCTAGGCAATTGGGGATGTACATGGTGACTGTAATTGTGGGCTTGATCATCCATGGAGCCATCTTCCTGCCCGCCATCTACTTTGCTATTGTCAGGAAAAACCCCTACACCTTCTTCATGGGCATCTTCCAGGCCTGGATCACTGCCCTAGGGACAGCCTCCAG TGCTGGGACACTGCCTGTCACCTTCCGTTGCCTGGAGGAAAACTTGGGAATCGATAAGAGAGTCACCCGTTTCGTGCTCCCAGTCGGGGCCACCATCAACATGGACGGAACCGCCCTCTATGAGGCCGTGGCGGCCATCTTTATTGCCCAGATGAACAACATCTATCTGGATGCTGGTCAGATAGTCACTGTCAG TTTGACAGCTACTCTGGCCAGTGTTGGTGCGGCGAGTATTCCCAGTGCTGGACTGGTGACTATGCTTCTGATCCTCACTGCAGTGGGCCTGCCAACTCAGGACATCAGCCTGCTGGTTGCTGTTGACTGGCTCCT GGACCGGTTCCGTACCTCAGTGAACGTGGTGGGAGACTCATACGGCGCGGGCATCGTGTACCACCTGTCCAAGGCTGAGCTGGACGAGCTGGACGCTACACATGGCAAGTCAGATGACATTGAGATGATGAACAAGACCTCGTCCTACTATGATGACCTCAAGAACCACCACGAAAACAACTCCAACCAGTGCGTCCAATATGCCGCTCACAATTCAGTAGTGGTAGATGAGTGCAAG GTAACCTCGACCACAAATGGCTCTACCGCTGCGGCGACCATGGCGGAGTGCATGCTTGTTGAGGAGGAACCCCAGAAACGTGAATAA